A genomic window from Solanum dulcamara chromosome 11, daSolDulc1.2, whole genome shotgun sequence includes:
- the LOC129873253 gene encoding uncharacterized protein LOC129873253 isoform X1 encodes MGACASKPKGCVGIRGRKLVRRKKHKVSRRRNVSKTHSASQNLSKIEPSSSADHSYCNPAFQGNAESWFDPEMVIESDCEDDFHSVQDVFSQNGSFSTGVSPRFSDLVYHNGNAASDLPEKHEQPYGSQEPSVVKEGGAKRNSSADSQLKSNSQNEIDDPTPNDKTPRSTDGGARVETGIFHNCGRQNPCLPILACVASSDEKKKSLNLSSPRSRKKSSLTQMLSFKWRETNSSSALLSPKTVLQRPIAGSQIPRSPLGRKMANCWSSIEPNTFKIRGKNFFRDKKKEFALSCAAFYPFGADVFLSPRKIDHIARFVELPAIDSSSEVPSILVVNLQIPLYPPAIFQNEYDGEGMSFVLYFKLSENYSKEMPVQFQENLQRLIHDEIEKIKGFARDTNAPFRERLKFLGRVVNTEDLQLSAAEKKLLNAYNEKPVLSRPQHEFYLRENYFEIDLDIHRFNYLARKGVESFKDRLKNCVLDFGLTIQGNKAEELPENMLCCIRMNEIDYAKYHQLGF; translated from the exons ATGGGAGCATGTGCATCAAAACCTAAGGGGTGTGTAGGAATTAGGGGGCGGAAGCTTGTTCGTCGGAAGAAACACAAAGTTAGCAGAAGGAGAAATGTATCGAAGACCCATTCGGCTTCTCAAAATCTCAGTAAGATCGAACCATCTTCTTCAGCTGATCATTCTTACTGTAATCCTGCTTTTCAAG GAAATGCGGAGTCTTGGTTCGACCCGGAGATGGTGATTGAATCTGACTGTGAGGACGATTTTCATAGCGTTCAAGATG TCTTTTCTCAAAATGGATCTTTTTCAACCGGTGTTTCTCCGAGGTTTTCTGATTTAGTGTATCACAACGGCAATGCTGCTTCTGACCTCCCCGAAAAGCATGAACAACCATATGGAAGTCAAGAACCAAGTGTTGTCAAAGAGGGTGGTGCAAAAAGAAACTCTTCAGCAGATTCTCAACTTAAGTCCAATTctcaaaatgagatagatgATCCAACTCCTAATGATAAAACGCCCCGAAGCACGGATGGTGGTGCTAGGGTTGAAACAGGAATTTTCCACAATTGTGGAAGGCAAAATCCGTGTCTGCCTATTCTTGCTTGTGTTGCCTCTTcagatgaaaagaaaaaatctcTAAACCTGAGTTCACCACGCAGCCGGAAAAAATCATCCCTAACCCAGATGTTATCTTTTAAATGGAGAgaaacaaattcaagttctgCATTAT TGTCGCCAAAGACTGTTCTGCAAAGACCAATAGCTGGTTCTCAAATTCCTCGCAGCCCATTGGGAAGGAAAATGGCAAACTGCTGGTCATCCATTGAGCCAAATACTTTCAAGATCCGCGGTAAAAATTTCTTCAG GGATAAGAAGAAAGAGTTTGCTTTAAGCTGTGCTGCATTTTATCCTTTTGGCGCTGATGTATTCTTATCACCACGGAAAATTGATCATATTGCACGTTTTGTGGAACTTCCAGCCATCGATTCATCCAGTGAAGTTCCATCCATTCTTGTTGTGAATCTTCAG ATACCATTGTACCCTCCTGCAATCTTCCAAAATGAATATGATGGAGAAGGGATGAGTTTTGTTCTCTACTTCAAACTTTCAGAAAATTACTCAAAAGAAATGCCAGTCCAATTTCAAGAAAATCTCCAG AGGTTAATACATGATGAAATAGAGAAGATCAAAGGCTTTGCCAGGGATACAAATGCACCCTTCAGGGAAAGATTAAAATTCTTGGGCCGAGTTGTCAACACAGAGGATCTTCAATTAAGTGCGGCTGAGAAGAAACTCTTGAATGCATACAACGAAAAGCCCGTGCTCTCACGTCCTCAACATGAATTTTATTTG AGAGAAAACTACTTTGAGATAGATTTGGACATTCACAGATTCAATTACCTCGCAAGAAAAGGAGTGGAATCATTTAAAGACAGATTGAAAAACTGTGTCCTTGACTTCGGTCTGACAATTCAG GGAAACAAGGCAGAGGAATTGCCAGAAAATATGTTGTGTTGTATTAGAATGAATGAGATTGACTATGCCAAGTATCACCAACTCGGCTTCTAA
- the LOC129874441 gene encoding uncharacterized protein LOC129874441, with protein sequence MKAFLGALVLLSLLWLILYGILVNQETKNITATTIDRLDVWKIIQTERKAGKGTRGATKHGTARAIKHVDVWKIIEAERQYLQGNPNVNYVSKRRVPTGPNAIHNRKVGKYREPPTRA encoded by the exons ATGAAGGCTTTCTTGGGTGCTCTTGTTTTACTTAGTTTACTGTGGCTCATTTTGTATGGTATTTTAGTCAATCAGGAAACTAAAAATATCACAGCTACGACAATCGATCGTTTAGATGTTTGGAAGATTATACAAACTGAAAG GAAAGCAGGGAAGGGAACTAGGGGTGCCACCAAACATGGAACTGCTAGAGCAATCAAACATGTAGATGTTTGGAAGATAATAGAAGCTGAGAGGCAATATCTTCAAGGAAATCCAAATGTCAATTATGTGAGCAAAAGAAGAGTGCCTACTGGACCAAATGCTATTCACAACAG GAAAGTAGGGAAGTATAGAGAGCCACCCACTAGAGCTTGA
- the LOC129873277 gene encoding inactive LRR receptor-like serine/threonine-protein kinase BIR2, producing the protein MARFRLLSLFVLILISLLLPRLDDAAVVEDDFKCLEGFKKSLDDPAGNLNSWNFKNTTVGAICKFTGVNCWNDNENRIISLALANMNLGGKVTEPVQYCASLTTLDLSGNRLSGPIPSQICTWLPFLVTLDLSGNDYSGSIPADLAKCTFLNKLSLSDNKLTGNIPPEFSSLGRLKSLNMANNQLSGRIPAAFDSADSSNFHFEGNSLCGGPLGKCGGLSKKSLAIIIAAGVVGAAASMLLAFGAWYWFFTKAGKRKRGYGIGRDHSDSWADKLRAHKLTQVMLFQKPLVKVKLADLLIATNGFRTDNVINSTRMGTTYNAVLRDGSALAIKRFNACKLSEKQFQDEMYRLGQLRHPNLVPLLGFCVVEEEKLLVYKHLSYGTLYSFLNENASELDWPTRFRIGLGAARGLAWLHHGCHPPILHQNICSNVIFLDEDFDARIMDFGLARLMTSDAKESSFVNGELGEFGYIAPEYSSTMIPSLKGDAYSFGVVLLELATGQKPLEVTADEEGFKGNLVDWVNQLSVSGRIKDAIDQNMCGKGHDEEIVQFLKVACNSVVSRPNDRWSMYQVYEALKSMAEKQGFFEQYDEFPLLFGKEGATSSPV; encoded by the coding sequence ATGGCTCGTTTCAGACTTCTCTCTCTTTTTGTGTTGATTCTGATTTCTCTTCTACTTCCACGCCTTGATGATGCTGCTGTAGTTGAAGATGATTTCAAATGTTTAGAAGGATTCAAGAAGTCTTTGGATGATCCAGCTGGGAATCTGAATTCATGGAACTTTAAAAATACTACCGTCGGAGCTATCTGTAAGTTTACGGGTGTTAATTGCTGGAATGACAACGAAAATCGGATCATCAGCCTTGCTCTTGCGAACATGAACCTCGGCGGGAAGGTTACAGAGCCTGTACAGTATTGTGCCAGCTTGACAACTCTTGATCTCTCTGGTAATCGTTTGTCTGGTCCAATTCCTTCTCAAATTTGTACTTGGCTCCCCTTTTTGGTAACCCTAGACTTGTCAGGTAACGATTACTCTGGCTCTATCCCTGCCGATCTTGCTAAATGCAcctttttgaataaattatcgCTCAGTGATAACAAGCTTACTGGAAATATTCCCCCTGAATTTTCTAGTTTAGGTAGGCTCAAAAGTTTAAACATGGCAAATAATCAACTCTCCGGTAGAATTCCGGCAGCTTTTGACTCTGCCGATTCGTCTAACTTTCACTTTGAGGGAAATAGTCTCTGTGGTGGACCTTTGGGGAAATGTGGAGGACTCAGTAAAAAAAGCTTAGCTATTATTATTGCAGCAGGAGTCGTTGGTGCTGCTGCTTCTATGTTGTTGGCTTTTGGTGCGTGGTATTGGTTTTTCACCAAAGCCGGGAAGAGGAAGAGAGGGTATGGAATTGGGAGAGACCACTCTGATAGTTGGGCTGATAAGCTGAGGGCTCACAAGCTCACTCAGGTTATGTTGTTCCAGAAACCGCTTGTCAAGGTTAAATTAGCTGATTTGTTGATTGCCACAAATGGCTTCAGGACGGACAATGTCATCAACTCAACTAGAATGGGTACTACTTATAATGCTGTGTTACGTGATGGTTCTGCACTTGCCATTAAGCGGTTTAATGCTTGCAAACTGAGCGAGAAGCAGTTTCAGGATGAGATGTATAGGCTAGGGCAACTTAGGCATCCTAATTTGGTGCCACTGTTGGGGTTTTGTGTTGTTGAAGAGGAGAAGCTTTTGGTTTATAAACACCTGTCATATGGTACTTTGTACTCATTCTTGAATGAGAATGCAAGTGAATTGGATTGGCCTACTCGGTTTAGAATTGGTTTAGGTGCTGCTAGGGGCCTTGCTTGGTTACATCATGGTTGCCACCCACCTATCTTGCACCAAAACATATGTTCTAATGTTATTTTCCTCGATGAAGACTTTGATGCTAGAATAATGGATTTTGGGCTGGCAAGGTTGATGACGTCAGATGCAAAAGAGTCTAGTTTTGTGAATGGGGAGTTGGGTGAATTTGGCTATATAGCTCCAGAGTACTCTAGCACAATGATACCTTCACTGAAAGGGGATGCTTATAGCTTTGGGGTAGTCCTTTTGGAGTTGGCTACTGGACAAAAACCTCTTGAAGTTACTGCTGATGAAGAGGGATTCAAGGGTAATTTGGTGGACTGGGTGAATCAGCTCTCTGTTTCAGGTCGCATTAAAGATGCAATTGACCAGAACATGTGTGGTAAGGGGCATGATGAAGAGATTGTGCAATTCCTAAAAGTTGCTTGTAATTCTGTGGTTTCTCGGCCCAATGATAGGTGGTCTATGTATCAGGTTTATGAAGCACTTAAGAGCATGGCTGAAAAACAGGGTTTCTTTGAACAGTACGATGAATTCCCGTTACTATTTGGCAAAGAAGGTGCTACTAGCAGCCCTGTTTGA
- the LOC129873253 gene encoding uncharacterized protein LOC129873253 isoform X2 — MGACASKPKGCVGIRGRKLVRRKKHKVSRRRNVSKTHSASQNLRNAESWFDPEMVIESDCEDDFHSVQDVFSQNGSFSTGVSPRFSDLVYHNGNAASDLPEKHEQPYGSQEPSVVKEGGAKRNSSADSQLKSNSQNEIDDPTPNDKTPRSTDGGARVETGIFHNCGRQNPCLPILACVASSDEKKKSLNLSSPRSRKKSSLTQMLSFKWRETNSSSALLSPKTVLQRPIAGSQIPRSPLGRKMANCWSSIEPNTFKIRGKNFFRDKKKEFALSCAAFYPFGADVFLSPRKIDHIARFVELPAIDSSSEVPSILVVNLQIPLYPPAIFQNEYDGEGMSFVLYFKLSENYSKEMPVQFQENLQRLIHDEIEKIKGFARDTNAPFRERLKFLGRVVNTEDLQLSAAEKKLLNAYNEKPVLSRPQHEFYLRENYFEIDLDIHRFNYLARKGVESFKDRLKNCVLDFGLTIQGNKAEELPENMLCCIRMNEIDYAKYHQLGF, encoded by the exons ATGGGAGCATGTGCATCAAAACCTAAGGGGTGTGTAGGAATTAGGGGGCGGAAGCTTGTTCGTCGGAAGAAACACAAAGTTAGCAGAAGGAGAAATGTATCGAAGACCCATTCGGCTTCTCAAAATCTCA GAAATGCGGAGTCTTGGTTCGACCCGGAGATGGTGATTGAATCTGACTGTGAGGACGATTTTCATAGCGTTCAAGATG TCTTTTCTCAAAATGGATCTTTTTCAACCGGTGTTTCTCCGAGGTTTTCTGATTTAGTGTATCACAACGGCAATGCTGCTTCTGACCTCCCCGAAAAGCATGAACAACCATATGGAAGTCAAGAACCAAGTGTTGTCAAAGAGGGTGGTGCAAAAAGAAACTCTTCAGCAGATTCTCAACTTAAGTCCAATTctcaaaatgagatagatgATCCAACTCCTAATGATAAAACGCCCCGAAGCACGGATGGTGGTGCTAGGGTTGAAACAGGAATTTTCCACAATTGTGGAAGGCAAAATCCGTGTCTGCCTATTCTTGCTTGTGTTGCCTCTTcagatgaaaagaaaaaatctcTAAACCTGAGTTCACCACGCAGCCGGAAAAAATCATCCCTAACCCAGATGTTATCTTTTAAATGGAGAgaaacaaattcaagttctgCATTAT TGTCGCCAAAGACTGTTCTGCAAAGACCAATAGCTGGTTCTCAAATTCCTCGCAGCCCATTGGGAAGGAAAATGGCAAACTGCTGGTCATCCATTGAGCCAAATACTTTCAAGATCCGCGGTAAAAATTTCTTCAG GGATAAGAAGAAAGAGTTTGCTTTAAGCTGTGCTGCATTTTATCCTTTTGGCGCTGATGTATTCTTATCACCACGGAAAATTGATCATATTGCACGTTTTGTGGAACTTCCAGCCATCGATTCATCCAGTGAAGTTCCATCCATTCTTGTTGTGAATCTTCAG ATACCATTGTACCCTCCTGCAATCTTCCAAAATGAATATGATGGAGAAGGGATGAGTTTTGTTCTCTACTTCAAACTTTCAGAAAATTACTCAAAAGAAATGCCAGTCCAATTTCAAGAAAATCTCCAG AGGTTAATACATGATGAAATAGAGAAGATCAAAGGCTTTGCCAGGGATACAAATGCACCCTTCAGGGAAAGATTAAAATTCTTGGGCCGAGTTGTCAACACAGAGGATCTTCAATTAAGTGCGGCTGAGAAGAAACTCTTGAATGCATACAACGAAAAGCCCGTGCTCTCACGTCCTCAACATGAATTTTATTTG AGAGAAAACTACTTTGAGATAGATTTGGACATTCACAGATTCAATTACCTCGCAAGAAAAGGAGTGGAATCATTTAAAGACAGATTGAAAAACTGTGTCCTTGACTTCGGTCTGACAATTCAG GGAAACAAGGCAGAGGAATTGCCAGAAAATATGTTGTGTTGTATTAGAATGAATGAGATTGACTATGCCAAGTATCACCAACTCGGCTTCTAA
- the LOC129873254 gene encoding probable prolyl 4-hydroxylase 6: MDCRLHVILLCFIAVFPHLSHSSRRSSLWSGNKEIKTSILKLTTTPIDPTLVTQISWHPRAFKYRNFLTNEECHHFISLAKDNLEKSMVADLESGVSIESEVRTSSGAFLDKAQDEVVANVEARIAAWTFLPEENGEPIQMLHYEHGQKYEPHFDFFKDKVNQEIGGHRVATVLMYLSDVDKGGETVFPRSEAAESQPKGDDWSDCAKYGYAVKPRKGDALLFFSLHPNGTTDRLSLHGSCPVIKGEKWSATKWIHVRSYDSIPDKCVDVYPDCSGWAASGECDKNPSYMVGTEDFVGHCRKSCNVCS, from the exons ATGGATTGTCGTCTTCATGTTATTCTTCTATGTTTCATTGCAGTTTTCCCTCACCTCTCTCATTCTTCTCGTCGATCTTCCTTATGGAGTGGCAATAAAGAAAT aaAAACGTCGATTTTGAAATTGACTACGACTCCAATTGATCCAACTCTGGTCACTCAAATTTCATGGCACCCCAG AGCTTTCAAATATAGGAATTTTTTGACAAATGAGGAGTGCCATCATTTCATCTCTCTG GCTAAAGATAATCTGGAGAAATCCATGGTAGCTGACCTTGAATCAGGGGTGAGCATAGAGAGTGAAGTTCGGACAAGCTCTGGCGCGTTTCTCGACAAGGCTCAG GATGAAGTTGTTGCTAATGTGGAAGCCAGAATAGCTGCCTGGACATTTCTCCCTGAAG AGAATGGAGAACCAATTCAGATGTTGCATTATGAACACGGGCAAAAATACGAGCcacattttgatttttttaaggacAAAGTCAATCAAGAGATCGGTGGTCATCGTGTGGCTACTGTCCTTATGTATTTATCAGATGTTGATAAGGGTGGCGAAACAGTTTTTCCTAGATCAGAG GCTGCAGAATCTCAGCCAAAGGGTGATGACTGGTCTGATTGTGCTAAATATGGCTATGCAG TAAAACCAAGGAAGGGCGATGCGTTGTTGTTTTTCAGTCTACATCCTAATGGAACAACTGATCGTTTGAGCTTGCATGGAAGTTGCCCAGTGATTAAAGGTGAGAAGTGGTCTGCTACAAAGTGGATTCATGTAAGGTCCTATGACAGTATTCCAGATAAGTGTGTCGATGTATATCCTGACTGCTCCGGTTGGGCTGCTTCTGGTGAATGTGATAAAAATCCTTCATACATGGTTGGCACTGAAGACTTTGTAGGTCATTGTAGAAAGAGCTGTAATGTTTGTTCGTGA
- the LOC129872782 gene encoding LOW QUALITY PROTEIN: glycerol-3-phosphate acyltransferase RAM2-like (The sequence of the model RefSeq protein was modified relative to this genomic sequence to represent the inferred CDS: deleted 1 base in 1 codon) — protein MAKTGSIKHPKFPTIQQCESMGREDQTVVADMDGTILVGRSSFPYFALVAFEVGGISRLIFLVLASPLAGLLYYFISESAGIRVLVFATFVGMKVSDIESVARAVLPKFYSSDLHPETWRVFSSCGKRCVLTANPRIMVEAFLKEYLSVDMVIGTEICTYKGRATGFVNEPGILVGVNKAKALQKAFGSKFVPHIGLGDRKTDFPFMYLCKESYIVRPEPGVKPMSQDKLPKPIVFHDGRLVEKPGPLMALMIILWIPVGFLLACLRIAAGALLPMPLVYYAFWVLGVRVKVKGNSPPPARKSTGQTGVLFICSHRTLLDPIFLSTALGRPIPAVTYSLSRLSEIISPIKTVRLSRDRVTDANMIKKFLEKGDLVICPEGTTCREPFLLRFSALFAELTNELVPVAMSNKMSMFHGTTARGWKGMDPFYFFMNPSPSYEVNFLNKWPYELTCKAGKSSHDVANYIQRTIAATLSYECTNFTRKDKYMALAGNDGTVTTKSELASKKMTTSC, from the exons ATGGCTAAAACAGGTTCAATAAAACATCCTAAATTTCCAACAATTCAACAATGTGAATCAATGGGGCGTGAAGATCAAACAGTAGTAGCAGACATGGATGGAACAATACTAGTAGGACGTAGCTCTTTCCCTTATTTTGCACTTGTTGCTTTTGAAGTTGGTGGTATTTCTAGGCTTATTTTTTTGGTCTTAGCATCTCCGTTGGCTGGCCTATTATACTATTTCATCTCCGAATCGGCGGGTATTCGTGTCCTAGTATTTGCAACATTTGTTGGTATGAAAGTGTCCGATATAGAGTCCGTGGCACGTGCTGTTCTGCCAAAATTCTATTCGAGCGATTTGCACCCTGAGACATGGCGTGTTTTTTCGTCGTGTGGTAAAAGGTGTGTTCTTACGGCGAATCCTAGGATTATGGTCGAAGCA TTTTTGAAGGAATATTTAAGTGTCGATATGGTTATTGGGACAGAAATATGTACGTATAAAGGAAGAGCAACTGGATTTGTTAATGAACCTGGAATTCTTGTTGGTGTTAACAAGGCTAAGGCTCTTCAAAAGGCTTTTGGTTCTAAATTTGTTCCTCATATTGGACTTGGTGATCGCAAGACTGATTTTCCCTTCATGTATTTATGTAAG GAAAGTTACATAGTAAGACCAGAGCCTGGTGTTAAGCCCATGAGCCAAGACAAGTTACCAAAGCCCATTGTTTTCCATGATGGCCGACTTGTTGAAAAACCAGGCCCTTTAATGGCACTCATGATCATTCTTTGGATCCCTGTTGGTTTCCTCTTGGCATGCTTGCGCATAGCCGCGGGTGCACTCCTACCGATGCCTTTAGTCTATTATGCCTTTTGGGTCCTTGGTGTTAGAGTCAAAGTCAAAGGTAACTCACCTCCTCCAGCCCGAAAATCCACGGGCCAAACCGGTGTCTTATTCATTTGCTCCCATCGAACTCTTCTTGACCCAATTTTCCTCTCAACGGCCCTTGGTCGGCCCATCCCTGCGGTCACTTACTCGTTGTCACGACTCTCTGAGATTATTTCACCTATTAAAACAGTCCGTCTTAGTCGTGATCGTGTAACGGATGCTAACATGATCAAAAAATTCTTAGAAAAAGGTGATTTGGTTATATGCCCCGAAGGGACAACATGTAGAGAACCATTTTTACTAAGGTTTTCGGCTTTATTCGCCGAATTAACCAATGAGCTTGTCCCCGTTGCAATGTCTAATAAAATGAGCATGTTCCATGGCACGACGGCTAGGGGTTGGAAAGGAATGGACCCTTTTTATTTCTTCATGAATCCTAGCCCTTCATATGAAGTGAATTTTTTGAACAAATGGCCATATGAATTGACTTGTAAAGCTGGAAAATCAAGCCATGACGTGGCAAATTATATACAGAGGACGATAGCCGCAACATTATCGTATGAGTGCACCAATTTTACTAGGAAGGATAAGTACATGGCTTTGGCCGGAAATGATGGAACAGTGACCACAAAATCTGAACTTGCAAGCAAGAAAATGACAACGAGCTGCTAA